A DNA window from Schistocerca gregaria isolate iqSchGreg1 chromosome 2, iqSchGreg1.2, whole genome shotgun sequence contains the following coding sequences:
- the LOC126323578 gene encoding protein mono-ADP-ribosyltransferase PARP12-like isoform X1, with product MLDSVEAENLLCVVIVHGDSAMTELALKHLHPNWTYKCSNEVEVEEIGTFEKKSITHSMPCDLKVTSVVKVMNPYLWSCYQLKKEEYKNRYGSVREKTLYHATSKSNIDSIISSNLDWRRSCRIRFGQGVSFSPSPSYANTYCNRRNGIYRAMIAATVLVHNTAEGNSWTTLPPTDIDTTVGNSLQVYVKYSDNEFYPQYVIYYNI from the coding sequence GTGACTCAGCAATGACGGAATTAGCATTGAAGCATCTACATCCAAATTGGACATATAAATGTTCCAATGAAGTTGAAGTGGAAGAAATTGGTACCTTCGAAAAAAAAAGCATAACCCACTCTATGCCATGTGACTTGAAAGTCACATCAGTTGTGAAGGTTATGAATCCATATTTATGGAGCTGTTATCAGCTGAAAAAGGAAGAATACAAGAATCGATATGGCAGTGTTAGGGAAAAAACTCTGTATCATGCTACAAGCAAAAGTAATATTGACTCTATAATCAGCAGCAACTTGGATTGGAGACGTTCATGTCGAATCAGATTTGGTCAAGGTGTTAGTTTCAGTCCATCACCCAGTTATGCCAATACATATTGTAACAGGAGAAATGGCATTTACAGAGCAATGATTGCTGCAACTGTACTAGTTCATAATACTGCAGAAGGTAACAGCTGGACTACACTGCCTCCCACAGATATTGATACAACTGTTGGAAATTCCTTGCAAGTTTATGTTAAGTATAGTGACAATGAATTTTATCCACAATATGTCATTTACTACAATATTTGA
- the LOC126323578 gene encoding protein mono-ADP-ribosyltransferase PARP12-like isoform X2 has protein sequence MTELALKHLHPNWTYKCSNEVEVEEIGTFEKKSITHSMPCDLKVTSVVKVMNPYLWSCYQLKKEEYKNRYGSVREKTLYHATSKSNIDSIISSNLDWRRSCRIRFGQGVSFSPSPSYANTYCNRRNGIYRAMIAATVLVHNTAEGNSWTTLPPTDIDTTVGNSLQVYVKYSDNEFYPQYVIYYNI, from the coding sequence ATGACGGAATTAGCATTGAAGCATCTACATCCAAATTGGACATATAAATGTTCCAATGAAGTTGAAGTGGAAGAAATTGGTACCTTCGAAAAAAAAAGCATAACCCACTCTATGCCATGTGACTTGAAAGTCACATCAGTTGTGAAGGTTATGAATCCATATTTATGGAGCTGTTATCAGCTGAAAAAGGAAGAATACAAGAATCGATATGGCAGTGTTAGGGAAAAAACTCTGTATCATGCTACAAGCAAAAGTAATATTGACTCTATAATCAGCAGCAACTTGGATTGGAGACGTTCATGTCGAATCAGATTTGGTCAAGGTGTTAGTTTCAGTCCATCACCCAGTTATGCCAATACATATTGTAACAGGAGAAATGGCATTTACAGAGCAATGATTGCTGCAACTGTACTAGTTCATAATACTGCAGAAGGTAACAGCTGGACTACACTGCCTCCCACAGATATTGATACAACTGTTGGAAATTCCTTGCAAGTTTATGTTAAGTATAGTGACAATGAATTTTATCCACAATATGTCATTTACTACAATATTTGA